Sequence from the Erythrolamprus reginae isolate rEryReg1 chromosome 2, rEryReg1.hap1, whole genome shotgun sequence genome:
ggtgGCTCACAAGTACTAAATTATTAGTAATGGCTTAGTTCAAGGCAAACCCAGACACTAAATAAGCCACAGTTTAAGGTGGTAGTTGAAACAGATGACTGTAGTTAAGACATTAGACAGGCCATCTTTTCAGCTGTGAGAGTCACATCCATTACCAGCTGAGAATCATACTGAGGAACATACAGAGCAATAACACTCAAACCTATATTCCATTTTAAAGTGATTAAAGTAGAGGGGGTGGTGTTACTATCTTCTATGAAAAGTCCATAAATCTAAAAAAATATCCAGTTTcattttaaaagcctccagtgagaaagctcccacaacttctgaaggcaatgccccagtcagaccacacctagactcctttcaattttggtcacccgaccccactacaaaaaggacattgaaactctagagaaagtacagaaaacaactaaaatgataaagggactggaaaccaagacatacgaagagaggttgctggaactgggcatcgacagtttagcaaaaaggagggccagagaggacatgaCAGCAGTATTCAGATatgtgaggggttgccacagagaggagggggtcaccctattttccagggcatcagAGGACCAGACCAGGagtaacggatggaaactgaccaaggagagattcaacttggaaataaggaagaactttctgatggtgagagcgatcaaccagtggaacagcctgccagcaaagttcttatttctaggttgaatatctcctcaatcagtttccaaccattattctttgtctggccttcaggtgccttagAAAATAGACcttttcctctctgtggcagcctctcaaatattggaacactgctatcatctctcccaggtccttctcttctctagactagccatatcCATTCCTGTAACTGCTCTTCGTGTATTTTAGTCtctggtcccctaatcatcctggttgctcttctctgcatttttctagataagactcAATCTGGTCCCTTAGGAGTAAAAGACCTTCAACTCCATTTGGGCAAAGGGAAAGGTTCTTTTTCTAAAGGCTGCTGGCTGCAGTAAAGACAAGCTAGAATTAAATTTCCCACATAAAAACTTACAAAAACTTACAAAGCTGCAAAGGTATTTTGAGAGATGCTAGAATGTGATAATTCACATTTCGATCTCAGAATGTGTGGCCTTAAGCCCTGGCACAAACTAGTTCCACACTTCCCTGGTCTTAGTCAAGCTGTCACCTCCCTCCTTACTTCTTTTCACATCCCCATACATGTTTATTGCCCATTTGTTCTCCCTGTGCCCACTCCCACCTAGTCTTTGAATGGCAGGGTGCCAGTGAGGTGCCAAGCCAAACATGACAGATCTGatacattattaaaaatataaaaacagcccatattaaaaatattaatgatGGAGCCATCTTAAAATGTCACCAGTCcactgagacacacacacacacacacataacataGACCAGTCttatgctagctggagaattctgggagtcactCCACACATCTTAACATTATTGAGTTTGAGAAGCATTGCTCtactccagtgatggtgaacctttttttcctcaggtgctgaaagagtgtccTTGCACGtgcgtgctatcacgcatgcccgagtgcccacacccataattcagtgcctggggagggcgaaaacagctccccctgcccccccggaggccctctggaggttggaaagggcctgtttcccaggaagtgcaaggcaaaaatcagctggccggcacacacatgcacactagatctgagctagggcaatggcttccaTGCCAGAAGATaaggctctatgtgccacctgtggcacccctgccataggttcactatcactgctctaCTCCATTAGAATGTTAAGcatttttttctccccaaatAACCTCCACAACCTTGCTAATACTATCAAATCTGCTGGAACTCAGTGAAAGCTTCTTCTTACTAGCATATTCTGATTTCACAGATTCAATCTTGTAAAAAGCACACAGGAAAGTTAGACAGTGGGCAGTCTCTGAAGACTTCAGCTTCTGAGTTTACACTCAGAAACTGTTACATCTAATCTTACACCCTTTGAACACCATGCTAGAGTCCCGGGCTTGGTCCTGCTTAATGGTAATGATAATTTCTATCAATGTAACAGAAGCCTCTTTGTGGTCACTATGCAAATTTTCAACTCTTCCAGCTGCTAAGAGATGACTTTCAGTCTAGAACATGGGGAAGTCTTTTACCGGTGGGATTGTGGAAGGGGAAAAACACTGTAGTGACTACACATGGGTCCTTGGAAATAATATCCACACTCTTTGCAAGTCCAATCTGCTGGTCTGTCTTAGGTCTAGCCTTAGGGTGAAGATACTGCCTTCCAGTTAGGCCGTGGATTCTCTGGGCCTGAATTGAGAACAAGTGGATACCCAGCCCTGGAACCTGTCTGCCCTTTGTCTTAGAACAAGCAGAAGGCAATCCCACCACATATTCTTGTGCATAAGCTGAGAATTTTAGGTACCAAGCATacccagaggggcggcatacaaattaaataaatgaatgaatgaatgaatgaatgaataaataaataaataaatggggatcAATGGATCATCTGAATCGGATTGAAGTTTGCAGAGTCTTGCTCTAGGAGTCATATGCATGACAACTCtgccccatttctttcttttttttaattttaaattttattacgaAAGATAAATTCGTGTACattataaaaagacaaacaaaagtacacacaaacttttaaaaaactagaGCTCTTTCTTCCCTTACATTTTATCTCTTTAGTATGCAGATTATCATATCGAtattttgcatgctttcaaacttaaATCTATGTCTTTTATAAGTAGTAGTTACTTAAGTTcattatataaaagaaataagataaaaacaaaaacagaagttAAATGTAAATTACAAATAAGATTCTTTTTAAGTCAAATAAGTAATTCTTACCAGATCGTGAAACATCTGATATTTAtctgatttttatttatgtatattttagCATATCCAAAAAGAGAGAATTCTCCATTTTCGTTCTTACATCTCCTCATTGTGACATAAAAAGAATTTATTCCCCTTTCTTGTTGTTTTGCAGCCTgttataccatttatcccaaattttgtagaagactgagtcttctttctctttaatGCACAtggttaatctattcatttctgccaattctattattttatttttgatatgtACATTAGTGGGAGTGGagtcttttttccagttttgggtGTAGCAGACTCTTGCGGCAGTGATCAAATATACAATTAGGTATCTGTCATCTTTATTAAAATTTGTGTCAACCATCCCTAGTAAGAGGATTTCTGGTTCAAATTTAATGTCAATTTgtgtaatttcttttatccacttccaatttttttcccaataagttctgcacaagtccaccacatatgaaagtatGTTCCTAGCtcatttttgcatttccaacatttgggaGAGATCCCTCCGTAGATTTTTGCAAGTCTTACTGGAGTAAGATGCCAACGATAGAAAATTTTATAAAGGCATTCTTTATAAGCAGAGGAAATAGTTAATTTCAAATTATAATTCCAAATGTTTCCCCAGTCATCCAACTCAATTGAGTGGCCTATATTTTGAGCACACTTAATCATAACTTCTTttactctctcttcctccatattATATTTAAGTAAACATTTGTACAGACGTGAAGTTGTTTTTTCCTCAAGACCTATTAAAATTTTGTCAATTTCTTGATCGTTCGATTGAAAATCACATCTTGCCAaatctgttttatatttattttgcagtTGGAAATAAGGCCACCAATCAATGCTTAATCTCTCTTCTGCTAATTTTGCCCTTGATTTGAGTTCATTTGGTTCATTTAGTAATTTTTTGTACGTGATTGTATTATTTGCACACAATAAATTCAGGTACATTACTGCTTCTAAGGGCGATAGCCATTTAGGGATCTGAACATAGAATTTTTTCCTGATTTCCAACCAATTTTTGATTAGAATACCTCTgatataatgattttttaaatcattGCATAAGAGTATATTTTATTCCCATGACCTTTTCCAACTCCTCTATATGCTTTTTAGGCAAGTTTTTAGTTaacatttttgtattgtttttgttcatCTTAAAGCCAGCTACCTTCCCAAAattttctatctcttttaataattTGGGTCCCAAATGTAATGGCTTTTCAATAATATAAACTATATCATCTGCAAAGACctgagttttataatgttcatcttttatttttaagctTTTAATATCTTGGTTGGCTCTTACTTTATTCAGTAGTATTTCAATATAGAGGATGTATAACAGGGGGAAAatcggacacacacacacacagagggagaaagaCTTGGAAAGGACTCTGTACCATATATATCCAAGGGTCTCCAATGTTGGCCATtttgacttgtgaacttcaactcccagagttcctcagccagcaaaggtagctgaggaactctgggagtcgtagtccacaagtcttaaaagttgccaaggttagagatccctgctctagaaacattccttttaaggaatatttcaggtttatcatcatcaccatatatttccatgtaCTTCAATTGTGAAAAGTCAAGTGTCCacgactgatttttgcagccttatttgaaaagagaccatcacaaaaacaatatactgtatatggtagGGGAAAaaacgtgctctttctaatgaaataaaaattaagataattgaaggtgagaaaacagagagctctgtttcatcaccttcaatcatctttattagaaagagcatgttttttcctatcatatatgttgtttttgtgatggtttcttttcaaataagactTCAATTTCACTTGGTCCACTTGGCCCTATTGGAAGATCCTTTCCATCTAGTCATCGTCTTTCACTGCATTTTTTCCCCACAGGTTCACCAGAACAGCAGCAAAAGCTGCATTTTACGTATGTATGCATCTGGAATTGTGGCATTAAAAGTATTTTTACAAGTTTACTAATAGACCAATGAAAAGGATGGCCTTTTTATTGATTCAGTGGAGATAAACAGGAAAATCCACTGATAAAGATCCCTGTAAACGTAATGCACGATGAATATCAGGCAATTACTTTAGCCAAAGCAAAGACGGGGGCTGAAATTTGAAAAGGGATTCCTTAATCTGGTTTCATTTTCAGCCAGTTTGCAAATAGCAGCTGAAGATCTGTGCCGAAAAGCCCTTCTGACACTCTCCGAGTAGACATTTCAGAAGTCTTCTCCTACATAGCTTCCTGGGAGAATTTAGGACAATTATTGTGCAGAGTATATTCTATTATGGGACCCTCTCCTTTCTTCCAAGGGCTaacaaatatatcaatgagaaGAAACTGAACCAGCCCAAACCACCATCCTTGCAAAGGAATCACAATGCAGAGAATACTCTCCTAACTGATCGAATAGCATACAAGCTACCTCCAACTTTGTGCAACACTAAAATTGATTAAATGTCTAATTGTCAACTTGCCAGTTCAGTCTAAATTAAAAACCCaaacattgattttaaaaaaaatcacattcagTATTAAGGGAAGGTGTGTTTGCTGTAGATCAAAGGATTGTCTAGAAGTCCTTAAATCTGGGAAATAGGCAGAGTGCTATCAACTTCAGAATCAGAAAGCCTATTTTCAGAAACTGTTTCATTCTCAGTTTCATTTTTGCATGGCAATGAAGAGGTTGTCATACTACCTTGTGCATCAAATTTCACCATCCATTCTTGATCCTTTGTTCCTGGCTGGAAGAGTTGTGCCCTAATCAGCCTGGTTAAACTTTGGTTATCTaaaacaccatctttcccagtgtCTGGATACAGCCACAGCTTTGCTGGGAAGTAGCGTTCAATGGCTGAGAAACGTTCTGCTTCTTCCCCAACTTCTCCCAGAAACCTCATGGAAACAATCAGTTGGCATCCCACAGGCAAATGGCTACGTTTCTGAATGAAATGATTAGATGTGTCCACCAACAGGGCTACAAACTGGGCTGCTGTACAGGCAGTGGGACAACTGTTCAGGTATTCTTCCAAATCATCCAGCACAATCATGGAGGGGCTATTAGGTAAGGTTTGGTGCAGGGAGGCCAACAGTTGAAATAGCTCCTGGAAGGAAGACGGGTAGATGAAATGGATTTTCTTGAGACAAAAAAACAACACATTAGTGACCAAGGGTGTTAGACACAAAGTCATGATATCAAGATAGCCTTTGTAAAAACACTTTCCCTAAATCATGGCAGATACTGAAAATCTGAAACCCACAATTTACATATTGCAATAAATACCCAGCACTGGCTAGAGTAACTAATTTTAAAACTAATCCCCATGGCAGGCTAAATGacagaaaattaataaatacccCAAAACTCCAGTCATACCCTTCACCTCCACCCCATGACTAAAATCATAggaaatattgaagaagaaaaagttgCTACCtgttaaatgtaaaataatatccCAAGTAAATTCCCACCAATTCATACAGATATACTGTTTATATATTCGAGCATATTGCGGGCCTAGAACTGCAAAATCTGTCCCCGTGTCATTCACACCTGGATTGCTCCACCTCCAGCTGTTTTGCCGCCGGGCAGCCGCTCCAGGGGTCGCGGTGCCAAAAACAACACGCGGGCGGAGGAGACAATGGAAGCACCTGTTAGTGCTGCGCGGAACAACAGTGCTGAACGACCCGAGCAGGAAGGACCGAGAAGCAGTAACGGCCGCGGTCGTGGCCCAACCGGTACCGCTCCCGCTCCCACCATCTCCATCTCCAGCAGCTCGGCCGACATTGCCAGAGCACTACCCTAATTAGAAGCCCGGCCGCACAGCAACCAATCAAAAGTCTGTATACGGTGAGTCGGCCAATGATTAACGACGCCAATGTAGCCGTATTCAAGAGGTACGTAAA
This genomic interval carries:
- the SWSAP1 gene encoding ATPase SWSAP1 isoform X1; this translates as MSAELLEMEMVGAGAVPVGPRPRPLLLLGPSCSGRSALLFRAALTGASIVSSARVLFLAPRPLERLPGGKTAGGGAIQKIHFIYPSSFQELFQLLASLHQTLPNSPSMIVLDDLEEYLNSCPTACTAAQFVALLVDTSNHFIQKRSHLPVGCQLIVSMRFLGEVGEEAERFSAIERYFPAKLWLYPDTGKDGVLDNQSLTRLIRAQLFQPGTKDQEWMVKFDAQGSMTTSSLPCKNETENETVSENRLSDSEVDSTLPISQI
- the SWSAP1 gene encoding ATPase SWSAP1 isoform X2; its protein translation is MSAELLEMEMVGAGAVPVGPRPRPLLLLGPSCSGRSALLFRAALTGASIVSSARVLFLAPRPLERLPGGKTAGGGAIQKIHFIYPSSFQELFQLLASLHQTLPNSPSMIVLDDLEEYLNSCPTACTAAQFVALLVDTSNHFIQKRSHLPVGCQLIVSMRFLGEVGEEAERFSAIERYFPAKLWLYPDTGKDGVLDNQSLTRLIRAQLFQPGTKDQEWMVKFDAQDDLIFPRNRPDLLAAE